One window of Gloeothece citriformis PCC 7424 genomic DNA carries:
- a CDS encoding WYL domain-containing protein, whose amino-acid sequence MTYNQLAFALEILKLLADKPRYRSELGDILSEYLEKQGIEAKDVLQKLTRTIPKLRKCGFIIESAPHHPYVLKESNFPLILSVEQRQALYIAAYFLANMGFSAQASQIYRLGNLSQSDRPPNVKVDFNPPVDYSESHIDTLVQQLQQRIETGCYYQIRYINAQKEERKWDLGLSELRLHNGVLYLFAHVPGAPFKNFEKEPNIEQNYTFRIDRITNIYPSSGSAWFWRTFPTLSIRYRMTGSLVYYQPRRNHEKVIERNLDDKYIEIETIEDHLFWFRQRILQYGKNVQVLTPNWLAKNIAQEISLAYQNYNNLVQQ is encoded by the coding sequence ATGACTTACAATCAATTAGCTTTTGCCCTAGAAATTTTGAAGCTTTTAGCCGATAAACCTAGATATAGGTCAGAATTAGGGGATATACTTTCAGAATACTTAGAAAAACAAGGAATTGAAGCTAAAGATGTCCTACAAAAACTCACTCGGACTATTCCTAAACTGAGAAAATGCGGTTTTATAATTGAAAGTGCGCCTCATCATCCCTATGTTCTCAAAGAGTCTAACTTTCCTTTGATTCTCTCGGTAGAACAACGTCAAGCTTTATATATAGCTGCTTACTTCCTTGCAAATATGGGATTTTCTGCACAAGCTAGTCAAATTTATCGCCTGGGTAATCTTTCACAAAGCGATCGCCCCCCTAATGTTAAAGTAGATTTTAATCCTCCCGTAGATTACAGTGAAAGTCATATTGACACTCTGGTTCAACAATTACAGCAACGCATTGAAACAGGATGTTATTATCAAATACGCTACATAAATGCACAAAAAGAGGAAAGGAAGTGGGATTTAGGGCTATCAGAGTTACGATTACATAATGGTGTATTGTACTTATTTGCTCATGTCCCCGGCGCACCCTTTAAGAATTTTGAAAAAGAACCCAATATTGAGCAAAATTATACCTTTAGAATTGATCGGATTACTAATATCTATCCTTCTTCGGGTAGTGCTTGGTTTTGGCGAACTTTTCCTACTTTATCTATTCGTTATCGGATGACTGGTTCATTAGTTTATTATCAACCGCGCAGAAATCATGAAAAGGTGATTGAACGTAATTTAGACGACAAATATATTGAAATTGAGACGATTGAAGATCATCTTTTTTGGTTTCGTCAGCGAATTTTACAATATGGGAAAAATGTTCAGGTTTTAACCCCTAATTGGTTAGCCAAAAATATTGCTCAAGAAATATCCCTAGCCTATCAAAATTATAATAATTTGGTTCAGCAATAA
- a CDS encoding rhodanese-like domain-containing protein, translating to MEKLSLTAKKRKQILRLGLLTFLITFLIFLTPLNALAVSFNSQNNENLFQGIDEFLTSIPKNYYTLMKVDDLKNIRNLVLIDVREPSEYYAGHIPHAINIPLPTLTQNLAQIPQEKPVVLYCSSGYRSAMGVMTLHLLGYDNVRGFPPSIAGWKTAGEPIEIGNVRG from the coding sequence ATGGAAAAACTATCTCTAACTGCAAAAAAAAGGAAACAGATATTAAGGCTTGGCCTTTTAACTTTTTTAATCACTTTTTTAATCTTTCTGACTCCCCTAAATGCCTTAGCTGTTTCTTTCAATTCTCAGAATAATGAAAATTTATTTCAAGGAATTGATGAATTTCTCACGTCAATCCCGAAAAATTATTATACCCTTATGAAGGTAGACGACCTCAAAAATATCAGGAATCTGGTCTTAATTGATGTTCGAGAACCGTCTGAATATTACGCCGGTCATATTCCTCATGCGATTAATATTCCCTTGCCAACTTTAACCCAAAATTTAGCTCAAATCCCCCAAGAGAAACCCGTTGTTTTATATTGTTCGAGTGGGTATCGTAGTGCTATGGGGGTTATGACCTTACACCTTTTAGGGTACGATAATGTTCGCGGTTTTCCTCCTAGTATCGCAGGATGGAAAACGGCAGGAGAACCTATAGAAATAGGTAACGTCAGGGGCTAA
- a CDS encoding DUF29 domain-containing protein, with product MPKLPTRIDLKNLYETDDHLWLEETIKLLNANRLDELDVENLIEELEYLGRKDKNQAESLLEQVIRHLLLLQYWSEESENNAAHWEAEIESFRTQLRRHLTTNLRQHLEQELNVIYQDALRYVTKKTRLNIFPVTCPYTLEQLLDENRLPC from the coding sequence ATGCCCAAGTTGCCTACAAGAATTGATTTAAAAAATCTCTACGAAACCGATGATCATCTCTGGTTAGAAGAAACCATTAAGCTGTTGAACGCTAACCGTTTAGATGAATTAGACGTAGAAAACTTAATTGAGGAATTAGAATATTTGGGCAGAAAAGATAAAAACCAAGCAGAAAGCCTATTAGAACAGGTAATCCGCCATCTTTTACTGTTACAATATTGGTCAGAAGAATCTGAAAATAATGCAGCACATTGGGAAGCAGAAATAGAGAGTTTTCGGACTCAACTCAGAAGACATTTAACTACTAATTTACGTCAACATTTAGAACAAGAATTAAATGTTATTTATCAAGATGCTCTCAGATATGTTACTAAAAAAACTCGTCTTAATATTTTTCCAGTGACTTGTCCTTATACTTTAGAGCAATTATTAGATGAAAATCGGCTTCCATGTTAA
- a CDS encoding pre-peptidase C-terminal domain-containing protein, which translates to MTNNTKKPDSKSIDTPTERPNTTNSPKEIAIEVIENGGFETGTFAGWQTIGDTKIETSDFNVNPAEGSFQALVSNGVSDSGGSVSESDLEDFLNFTSGVLDGLRNGDVTEGSAIKQTFTAQAGDILTFQWNFLTNEATPSNSFNDFAFFSITPFTLELGDTQSPIFVETLATGFNKETGYQAYSIAISESGTYDLSFGVVDVGDNVVDSALLIDNIQVGLGHDRTEPNDTIPDATSTGLFGEGAYTTSAEIGDNRNIAPENDVDLFEVMLDAGDRLIVDIDASNIGSELDPILSVFNSQGVLVSQNDDFDGLDSFIDFTARFSDTYYVGVSSFDNFDYDPLIEGSGTGNSSGFYDLFFTINSDVA; encoded by the coding sequence ATGACAAACAATACTAAAAAACCTGATTCAAAATCTATAGATACTCCTACTGAGAGACCTAATACAACAAATTCCCCTAAAGAAATTGCGATTGAAGTGATTGAAAATGGGGGGTTTGAGACTGGTACTTTCGCTGGTTGGCAAACCATCGGTGACACTAAAATTGAGACATCGGATTTTAATGTTAATCCTGCTGAAGGTTCTTTTCAAGCCTTAGTTAGCAATGGTGTTAGTGATTCTGGTGGGTCTGTAAGCGAGTCAGATTTAGAAGACTTCCTAAACTTTACTTCTGGAGTTTTAGACGGTCTGAGAAATGGAGATGTAACAGAAGGGTCTGCTATTAAGCAAACTTTTACAGCACAAGCAGGAGATATTTTAACTTTTCAATGGAATTTCCTCACTAATGAGGCTACACCGTCAAACTCGTTCAATGATTTTGCCTTCTTCTCCATAACTCCTTTTACTTTAGAATTAGGAGACACTCAATCTCCTATATTTGTGGAAACTTTAGCAACGGGATTTAACAAGGAAACTGGTTATCAAGCCTATTCTATCGCCATTTCTGAATCGGGAACTTATGACTTAAGTTTTGGTGTGGTCGATGTGGGGGATAATGTCGTCGATTCGGCACTTTTGATCGATAATATTCAAGTCGGCCTGGGTCATGATAGAACTGAACCCAATGATACAATTCCTGATGCTACTTCAACAGGTTTATTTGGAGAAGGAGCTTATACGACTTCTGCCGAAATCGGTGACAATCGGAATATAGCCCCCGAAAATGATGTGGATTTATTTGAGGTAATGCTCGATGCAGGAGACCGATTAATTGTCGATATTGATGCTAGCAATATCGGGTCAGAACTCGATCCCATTCTGTCAGTATTTAATTCTCAAGGAGTCCTGGTATCACAAAATGATGATTTTGATGGACTTGACTCTTTTATCGATTTTACGGCTCGATTTAGTGATACTTATTATGTCGGGGTCAGTAGTTTTGATAACTTCGATTATGATCCATTGATTGAAGGTAGTGGGACTGGAAATAGTTCTGGTTTTTACGACTTATTTTTTACTATAAATTCTGATGTAGCGTAG
- a CDS encoding ArsR/SmtB family transcription factor has product MPKSIQQKLTQKPQTNQGSEISPLSPSALTIIADFFKVLSEVSRLQIVCALKTGPKNVSQIIEITGLGQANVSKHLKLLTDARILSRTQQGVNVVYEITNPVIFPLCDLVCNSLTVQLQQQHQDLEHLKAFTPSKLA; this is encoded by the coding sequence ATGCCAAAATCTATTCAACAAAAATTGACCCAAAAACCCCAAACCAATCAAGGGAGCGAGATTTCCCCGTTATCTCCTTCCGCTCTGACTATAATTGCTGATTTTTTCAAAGTTTTATCCGAAGTCAGCCGGCTACAAATTGTCTGTGCTTTAAAAACTGGGCCAAAAAATGTCAGCCAAATCATTGAAATTACAGGGTTAGGACAAGCTAATGTCTCTAAACACCTCAAATTATTGACAGATGCTCGCATACTTTCCCGAACCCAACAAGGGGTTAATGTAGTTTACGAAATCACTAATCCGGTTATTTTCCCTTTATGCGATCTCGTCTGTAACTCTTTAACCGTTCAATTGCAACAGCAACATCAAGATTTAGAGCATCTTAAAGCATTTACCCCTTCTAAACTTGCTTAA
- the cas3 gene encoding type I-D CRISPR-associated helicase Cas3' produces MQIHLKPLYSKLNAGVGNCPLECTQQCRVRKESTLGKDSNYPCPLSLHQAETCAEILQGDADIIFNTSATGDGKSLAAYLAALIKPDFQIMGLYPTIELIEDQYRHLEGCYQLFDINQRDNVDFNTWCNLLYGSELAKRVKESEKNKFQELWRMIKSSRITSPILLTNPDIFHLITHSRYLDIAYDPFNLIGTLARDIDLWVFDEFHIFGAHQETAVLNSLLLIKSTQQKPKKFLFTSATPKEDFIKHLKQAGFNPKIIGGQDYYTDQKTDELKFRPIIQPIKLEFVQLPENDTLLWLQESKDTIQQLLQKEVKGRGLIIVNSVALAGKIVRQLRDLFEDQIRVEEISGRISRKQRKETQEALINELKPVLVVGTSAVDVGVDFKIHLLIFETSDSATVTQRLGRLGRHKGFSNYHAFILIPKRTPWILSRLEKEFTAGETYSRPEFQEKIETCLNAPQEFWQYRYRWGIKQVQGMLHQLSKGNKERQGVMQPVVDKMKASLIKLYPGLNSFNYWQDNPKNPLQKMTQEQLLSFRGSSNLQAAVWDNANHNHNFYTYDLLRLLPYTEVEVIDRETFTHAAQLAGHIEEEFPDEYIQVYLKIHQDSWLEQRQEIELKTKLDPDILKTCTLSILSKMSIINHPQASEINAYLNRKKILAFLIPLANNSHWDIKQMLYLKPTFGLYQLTDLDNQRYACAFNHDALLLDALAQCKKLKEYCQAHSQPLFF; encoded by the coding sequence ATGCAGATTCATTTAAAGCCCCTGTATTCTAAGCTTAATGCAGGTGTGGGTAATTGTCCATTGGAGTGTACACAGCAATGTCGGGTTAGAAAAGAATCGACATTAGGTAAAGATAGCAATTATCCTTGCCCTCTATCTTTACATCAAGCAGAAACCTGTGCAGAAATTCTACAAGGTGATGCAGATATTATATTTAACACTTCAGCGACAGGAGACGGAAAATCATTAGCCGCCTATTTAGCAGCATTGATTAAACCTGATTTTCAGATAATGGGATTATACCCCACAATTGAATTAATTGAAGATCAGTATCGTCATTTAGAAGGGTGTTATCAGTTATTTGATATTAATCAAAGAGATAACGTAGATTTTAATACATGGTGTAATCTTCTTTATGGTTCAGAATTAGCTAAAAGAGTCAAAGAAAGTGAAAAAAATAAATTTCAAGAGCTTTGGCGCATGATTAAATCTAGTCGAATTACAAGCCCTATTCTCTTGACTAATCCTGATATATTTCATCTAATTACTCATTCCAGATATTTAGATATTGCTTATGATCCTTTTAACTTAATAGGGACGTTAGCTAGAGACATTGATCTTTGGGTATTTGATGAATTTCATATATTTGGGGCACATCAAGAAACCGCAGTCCTCAATAGTTTACTCTTAATTAAGTCAACCCAACAAAAACCTAAAAAATTTCTGTTTACATCAGCTACGCCTAAAGAGGATTTTATTAAGCATCTCAAACAAGCAGGATTTAACCCTAAAATTATCGGCGGACAAGATTACTACACTGATCAAAAAACTGATGAGCTAAAATTTCGTCCCATCATTCAACCGATTAAATTAGAATTCGTTCAGTTACCCGAAAACGATACTTTATTATGGCTACAAGAATCTAAAGATACTATCCAACAGCTTTTACAGAAAGAGGTTAAGGGAAGAGGATTAATTATTGTGAATTCTGTTGCTCTTGCCGGTAAAATTGTTAGACAGTTAAGAGATTTATTTGAAGATCAAATTAGGGTAGAGGAAATTAGCGGTAGAATTAGTAGAAAACAAAGAAAGGAGACACAAGAAGCCTTAATAAATGAATTAAAACCTGTTTTAGTAGTTGGGACTTCTGCGGTAGATGTAGGGGTAGATTTTAAAATTCATTTACTCATTTTTGAAACAAGTGATTCAGCAACTGTTACTCAAAGATTAGGTCGTTTAGGTCGTCACAAAGGATTTAGTAACTATCATGCTTTTATTTTAATTCCAAAACGGACTCCTTGGATTTTATCTCGTTTAGAAAAAGAATTTACAGCAGGAGAAACTTATAGTCGGCCTGAATTTCAAGAAAAGATTGAAACCTGTTTAAATGCACCTCAAGAATTTTGGCAATATCGTTATCGATGGGGAATTAAACAAGTACAAGGAATGTTGCATCAACTATCAAAGGGAAATAAAGAACGTCAAGGAGTCATGCAACCAGTTGTAGATAAAATGAAAGCATCTCTAATTAAGCTTTATCCGGGTTTAAATTCCTTCAATTATTGGCAAGATAATCCTAAAAATCCGCTCCAGAAAATGACTCAAGAACAATTACTCAGCTTTCGAGGAAGTTCAAATCTACAAGCGGCGGTTTGGGATAATGCTAATCATAATCATAATTTTTATACTTATGATTTATTGAGACTTTTACCCTATACCGAAGTAGAGGTCATTGACAGAGAAACCTTTACTCATGCCGCACAGTTAGCAGGACATATTGAAGAAGAATTTCCTGATGAATATATTCAAGTTTATCTCAAAATTCATCAAGATAGCTGGTTAGAGCAAAGACAAGAGATTGAATTAAAAACAAAATTAGATCCCGATATCTTAAAAACCTGTACTCTTTCTATCTTAAGCAAGATGAGTATTATTAATCATCCTCAAGCTTCAGAAATTAATGCCTATCTTAATCGAAAAAAAATTCTTGCTTTTCTAATTCCTTTAGCTAATAACTCTCATTGGGATATTAAACAAATGCTTTATCTTAAACCCACATTTGGACTTTATCAATTAACTGATTTAGATAATCAGAGGTATGCTTGTGCATTTAATCATGATGCTTTACTTCTTGATGCTTTAGCACAATGCAAAAAACTGAAAGAATATTGTCAAGCTCATAGTCAACCCTTATTTTTTTAG
- the psbA gene encoding photosystem II q(b) protein, with protein sequence MTTTLDRLQESSLWSRFCNWITSIENRLYIGWFGVLMIPTALVATIVFILAMVAAPPVDVDGIREPVSGSLLYGNNIISATVVPTSAAVGLHLYPIWEATTMDEWLYNGGPYEMIVLHFLIAIYAYMGRQWELSYRLGMRPWIPVAFSAPVAAATSVLLIYPIGQGSFSDGLMLGISGTFNFMIVFTAEHNILMHPFHMLGVAGVFGGALFAAMHGSLVTSSLIRETTETESANIGYKFGQEEETYNIVAAHGYFGRLIFQYASFNNSRSLHFFLAAWPVIGIWFAAMGISTMAFNLNGFNFNNSILDSQGRPIATWADVLNRANIGIEVMHERNAHNFPLDLASNPSTPIALMSSSNSIQS encoded by the coding sequence ATGACAACGACACTAGACAGACTACAAGAGTCTTCCTTGTGGTCACGGTTTTGTAACTGGATTACAAGCATTGAAAATCGGCTTTATATTGGGTGGTTTGGAGTATTAATGATTCCTACCGCATTAGTCGCTACCATTGTCTTTATTTTGGCAATGGTTGCTGCTCCTCCAGTGGATGTAGACGGAATTCGAGAACCGGTAAGTGGTTCACTTTTGTATGGCAATAATATTATCAGCGCCACTGTTGTCCCAACTTCTGCGGCGGTGGGTTTGCATCTGTATCCCATTTGGGAAGCCACCACAATGGACGAATGGCTTTATAATGGCGGCCCTTACGAAATGATTGTGCTACACTTCCTAATTGCCATCTATGCTTATATGGGTCGGCAATGGGAGTTAAGCTATCGTTTAGGGATGCGTCCTTGGATTCCGGTGGCTTTCTCTGCACCGGTAGCGGCGGCCACTTCTGTCCTCTTAATTTATCCCATAGGACAAGGAAGTTTTTCCGATGGGTTAATGCTAGGAATCTCTGGAACGTTCAACTTTATGATCGTCTTCACAGCAGAACACAATATTCTCATGCACCCATTTCATATGCTCGGTGTAGCGGGAGTATTTGGCGGCGCATTATTTGCAGCGATGCACGGTTCTTTAGTCACTTCTAGCTTAATTCGGGAAACCACCGAAACCGAATCGGCAAACATCGGCTATAAATTCGGACAAGAAGAAGAAACCTATAATATTGTCGCGGCTCATGGCTACTTTGGACGGCTCATTTTCCAGTATGCCAGTTTTAATAACTCTCGTTCTCTACACTTCTTTTTAGCAGCCTGGCCAGTGATTGGGATTTGGTTTGCAGCGATGGGAATTAGTACGATGGCGTTTAATCTCAACGGATTCAATTTCAACAATTCTATCTTAGATAGTCAAGGACGACCGATCGCCACTTGGGCAGATGTCCTCAATCGAGCTAACATCGGTATTGAAGTTATGCACGAACGCAACGCTCATAACTTCCCGCTCGATTTAGCGTCTAACCCCTCAACTCCTATTGCTTTGATGAGTAGTTCTAATTCGATACAAAGCTAA
- a CDS encoding rhodanese-like domain-containing protein — MTTTRSRNLTDKLQVVDASTLKQWLEAQQVILVDVREPSEYAEERISNAIPIPLSTFDPKKIPFEENKKLVLYCRGGNRSTQAAQKLLAAGFENITHLQNGITGWKQAGYPTQINGNAPISIMRQVQIVAGSLVLIGTILGAFISPWFLILSGFVGSGLLFAGITNTCALGMLLAKLPYNQSVKG; from the coding sequence ATGACAACAACTCGAAGCAGAAACTTAACCGATAAACTACAAGTAGTAGATGCTTCTACTCTCAAACAGTGGTTAGAAGCTCAACAAGTTATCCTGGTAGATGTACGAGAACCTTCTGAATATGCAGAAGAACGTATTAGTAATGCCATTCCTATTCCTTTATCAACTTTTGATCCTAAAAAAATCCCTTTTGAGGAGAATAAAAAATTAGTTCTCTATTGTCGTGGGGGAAACCGTTCTACTCAAGCGGCTCAAAAATTATTGGCGGCAGGATTTGAAAATATTACTCACCTCCAAAACGGAATTACCGGCTGGAAACAGGCAGGATATCCCACCCAAATTAATGGAAATGCGCCTATTAGTATTATGCGTCAAGTTCAGATTGTCGCAGGATCTTTGGTCTTGATAGGAACTATTTTAGGAGCGTTTATATCTCCTTGGTTTTTAATCCTCAGTGGTTTTGTTGGGAGTGGGTTACTCTTTGCCGGAATCACCAATACTTGTGCTTTGGGGATGTTGTTAGCTAAACTTCCTTACAATCAATCTGTTAAAGGTTAA
- a CDS encoding MBL fold metallo-hydrolase gives MLFRQLFDPQTSTYTYLIADPRTREAILVDSVREHYLRDWQLIRELGLNLRYCLETHLHADHVTATSKLRQLSGCQGIVPENAQVSCADGFMADGDILKIGEIEIIAIATLGHTDSHNSYLINKDRVLTGDSLLIRGCGRTDFQSGDAGTLYDHITQKLFTLPDQTLVYPGHDYKGFTVSTIGEEKRFNPRFTGQTRQSFIELMANLNLPSPQKIAEAVPANQRCGQTAVSI, from the coding sequence ATGCTGTTTCGTCAACTGTTTGACCCCCAAACCAGTACCTATACTTATCTGATCGCCGATCCAAGAACCAGAGAAGCGATTTTAGTCGATTCTGTCCGAGAACACTATTTAAGAGATTGGCAATTAATTAGGGAACTGGGTTTAAACTTGCGCTATTGTTTAGAAACGCATCTCCATGCGGATCATGTGACGGCAACAAGCAAACTGAGACAATTAAGCGGATGTCAAGGAATTGTCCCAGAAAATGCTCAAGTATCCTGTGCTGATGGATTTATGGCCGATGGAGACATCCTAAAAATAGGAGAGATTGAAATCATTGCGATCGCTACTTTGGGTCATACAGATAGTCACAATTCTTACCTCATCAATAAAGATCGAGTTTTAACGGGAGACTCTTTATTAATTCGAGGGTGCGGAAGAACGGATTTTCAAAGTGGCGATGCAGGAACATTATATGATCACATCACCCAAAAATTATTTACCTTACCCGATCAAACCTTAGTTTATCCAGGTCATGATTATAAAGGATTTACCGTTTCTACGATTGGAGAAGAAAAGCGTTTTAATCCCCGTTTTACTGGACAAACTCGTCAAAGTTTTATCGAATTAATGGCTAATTTGAATTTACCTTCACCTCAAAAAATAGCTGAAGCTGTGCCGGCTAATCAACGCTGTGGTCAGACGGCTGTTTCTATTTAA